The Spirosoma sp. SC4-14 DNA window CATACCGCTTCAAGCCATTGTCAAGTACATTAACGAACTGGTCTCCAAACTCAAATGAGCATTGTAGCGAGCGAGCCGTAATGAACGGATAATCGACAATAACTGAAGTCTCTTTTCCGAAGTTGCCGTGGAATTGACCTTCCGGGCCAACTGCATCGCTCAGGATATATTCGAGCACGTAGGGTGGGGGCCCCATGTTGAGGTCGGTGTGGAGAAATCCTGTGCCGTCGTGGTAGTCGTATTCGATGCAGTGGCCGGTTACGTGCTTACCCCGAATAATGGACCGGCGCTCGTTGAAATCGCGGGCAAAAACCAGTGGAGCAACCCCGTAGCAAATGGCACCGATCGGCATGTTTTTCTTGTAGAATGCCAGAATGATGTCGTGTACGCGCTGGTTGTTCACCATATCGATGATGGGGCCACTGCCACCAACCAGAAGCAACGCGTCATATTCGCTGGTCAGTTCGTCCTGGGCTACTTTCAGATCGCTGAAGTATTTTTCGAACTTCCGCAAAAAATCGGAGGTCGAAAAGTAAGGGCGCTCAGGAACTACCTCCGACATATTCCGCCGGGTTTCCAGTCGATTTGTTGCTTCAAAGGCTTTCACCATCTCGGCTGCCTCGGGAGTGGTTACACAAACGCCTAACGGTGGATCTACATACGTTGTGTCGTAGCTAGGGGGCAAGGCTTCTGCTTTCTTTCCTTTTGGGGTCATAAACTCGACGGTGTAGCCGGCTTCTTCGAGTTTTGTCAACGGACCCACCAGTTCAATCCCCCAGTATCCATATTCTGATAGGATTGCCAGAACTTTCTTTGACATGTAACAGAGTAGTTGTGGTAAAAAAGAAAAATTAATGCACGAGAATAATTAACAACACCCGCGCAAACGAGTGAGGATGTAGGATGCCCTTGGGCCAGACAAAGTAGAAAACGGAAGTACCATAGCAGCGCTATAGTATTACAGATCGAATTCTAAGCAGGAGTTGTTGTGTTTCATATAAAAAGAGGAAGGCTTAGGTAATGACTTGGTTTTGAAGTACGAATCAAAACTATCAAATAAGTAATCACCCGAAAAGACATTTGCCGTGAACAACGGACCTCATGGAGTGAACGACACGCTTTTGGGCGTGAAGTAGGGAGAGGTTAAATCAGCGGAATCGGAAATGGTGTAAAAACTCTTCTTTATAGACCCGGCCCAGCGGAACGGTCTGCCCCGGAACCTGCACTTCGTAGTCGCTGAACGACTCAACATGGGAGAGATTAACGGCAAAAGATCGGTGAACCCGAATCAGGGCCATATCGGCCAGGCGTTGCAGCAATACCGCCAGCGACAGGCGTAGGACAAACTTACGCGTGGGCGTAACTACGGTGGTGTATTTGTCTTCGGCTTCTACATAGAGGACTTCCGCTTTGTGCAACCGCACAAACTGATAGTTTTGCTTAATAAAGATATAATCGCCAATCTGTAAGATGGTTTCACCTTCGCGGGGGCTCATTGCGTTCGACATGGGTTCAACAACGGCGGGCTTGTTGCTGCCATTGACATAGGCAAAGTTGCTCAGGGCAATTTCAATAGCTATGCGCAGACTGTCGGTCGTAACGGGTTTTGTTAAGTAAGCGGCTGGTTTTGTGGCTTTTGCCTGTTCCAGCGTTTCCCGGTCGGTGAGGGCTGAGAGGTAAATGATTGGTACGGGCCCCTGGGCAAGGAGTTGCCGGGCCGTTTCTATGCCGTTCCAATCGCCCCGAAGGTTAATATCACAAATGACAATATCGGCATGTTGTTCTTTGTGCAAGGCAAGTGCCTGGCGACCCGTTGTAGCTGTTCCAACGATATGGTATCCTTCGGATTCAAGTTTAACGCAAAGCTCAAGAGCTAAGATTGCTTCATCTTCAATGATTAAAATTGAAACAGGTCTAACGGGGCTGGCAGTCATGATATTAGTAACTCTTATGGGTATATGAGTAGATACTTATTCTCAATTCTTCCGACTTAAGGCGTTAATCCACCGCGAAATACCGAGTTTTGGCAGTGAAAGTATCTATTTTACACCGTAAGCATTTATTATACGGCTTTTATTAATTATACGGTAATACTAATTGTCACTACCTGATAAGTTAACTAGTAGTAAGGCTTCTGTATAACCCGAAGTAATGACAAAATCGACAAGTGTACTAAAAATGTATGGCCGGAATAGCTTGTGCAGCTAGTGGCCATAACGGCATTCTTTCATAAATCTGTTAATCTATAGATTAGCAAATATAAAATAAAAATCATATAACTTTAAACGCTCTTCAGAAAGGGTTAAGAGCCTTGGTCAGAGGTATATTTTGAGCCGCATAGTGTATGAGTAAATACTACCTGTTGTCTATTTTCCTGTTTTGCATTGTCCGTAACGTATTGCTGGCTCAATCGAATTTATTGCCTGATTCACTTAATAAAGCTCCCGATTCGCTGAAAATGTGGGCGTTGCGTCATGTGGGCGATTCGCTGGCCTATGCCGGACAATACATTTCCTCCAGGGAGGCCTTTCAGCAGGCGCTCGATATGGCACTTGCATCGGGCGATCGAAAAGCGATCAGTCTGGGCTACCGGGGGTTGGGTTTCTGGAACGAACAAACCGGCGATTATGGACAGGCAATCAAGTGGTATCTGAAAGCGCTGGGGCTATTTAAAGAACTGGGTGATAAACGACAGTATGCCCGCACGTTGCTATTTATTAGTTCGAGTTATGATCGATTGCAGGACTATAAACGGGCTCTGAATTACATCAATCAATGTTTGGCCATTGCCCGGCAGGAACAGTATACCGATCTGTTGAT harbors:
- a CDS encoding type 1 glutamine amidotransferase domain-containing protein, which produces MSKKVLAILSEYGYWGIELVGPLTKLEEAGYTVEFMTPKGKKAEALPPSYDTTYVDPPLGVCVTTPEAAEMVKAFEATNRLETRRNMSEVVPERPYFSTSDFLRKFEKYFSDLKVAQDELTSEYDALLLVGGSGPIIDMVNNQRVHDIILAFYKKNMPIGAICYGVAPLVFARDFNERRSIIRGKHVTGHCIEYDYHDGTGFLHTDLNMGPPPYVLEYILSDAVGPEGQFHGNFGKETSVIVDYPFITARSLQCSFEFGDQFVNVLDNGLKRYGW
- a CDS encoding response regulator — translated: MTASPVRPVSILIIEDEAILALELCVKLESEGYHIVGTATTGRQALALHKEQHADIVICDINLRGDWNGIETARQLLAQGPVPIIYLSALTDRETLEQAKATKPAAYLTKPVTTDSLRIAIEIALSNFAYVNGSNKPAVVEPMSNAMSPREGETILQIGDYIFIKQNYQFVRLHKAEVLYVEAEDKYTTVVTPTRKFVLRLSLAVLLQRLADMALIRVHRSFAVNLSHVESFSDYEVQVPGQTVPLGRVYKEEFLHHFRFR